In the Desulfosporosinus acidiphilus SJ4 genome, TAACATTAGCCTGTGCCTGTAATACAGATGTATTAAGCTTTGTATCGTCAATCTTGGCCAGAACTTCCCCTGCTTTAACCGTATCCCCTGCTTTCACATTGAGTTCTACGATCTTTCCCGCCGAGGAGGCGCTTCCGGACGTTGGAAAAGTCAAGGTGATCGAATGAGGGTAGTTAACTGTTCCGGTAGCGGTAATCACTTTCTGAACGTCACCCATTGTTGCCTTCGCCGTTGTATAGGAAGCTGCAGCGGGTTTTGCCGTAAAATGTTTATACCCCCAGTAGCCTCCTCCCAAGATCAGAACACCCACTACCCCAATGGTCACCCATTTTTTGTTCATACTCTTTCTCCTTTTCTCCACTTGATTTAAACAACAAATCTTATGATATTTGCTGGATTGCTCAAATAATTCTTGCTCAGAATACCATAAACTATTGTTTAAACAGCGAAGGACTTCTTAAGATGTTGTTAAGGATTGACATCTGACGTGTTTTTGGGTTTTAAGGGCAGTGAAATGCGGAAACTACTTCCTTCACCAAGTTTACTCTTTACCTGAATTGTTCCCCCGTGGGCTTGGATGAATTCTTTAGCAATGGCCAGTCCTAAACCTGTTCCGCCGTTTTCACGCTCTCTTGATTTATCAACCCGATAAAAACGGTCAAAAATATGATCAAGTTCTTCTTCAGGAATTCCTTCCCCGGAATCTTTCACGGTGACTTGAACCCATCTTCCAGTACCTGATTCATCAACAGAAGTCTTTTCTTTAGAACCCGCTTCCTCGGCTTTATCATCTTTTCTTCGAAAAACACCGCGCAAACCTCGGGCAGCATCCTCATTTGCCATCACATTTTCCTGAGGATTTTCTACTTCATCTAATAAAACTTGCAGAGTCCCCCCTGATGGGGTATGCAAAAGTGCATTGCCAATTAAGTTGACAAAAACTTGAGTTAGACGGTCGGCATCGCCAATGATCTCCGGAACCTTTTCTCCTTTGATTTCGATGTTTAACCCTCGTTCCTCAAACTCTATTTCAAATTGTTCGGTAATTTTCTCAACAATGGCTCTAAGATTAACCTTCCTGAGACTCATAGGCAATTTACCCGCTTCGGCAAGGCTTAATTGCTGTAGGTCGCGAACCAAGCGAATGAGCCTTAAGGTCTCATCTTGAATGGGCAATATATTTTCCGGCGTTGAAGGCAGCACTCCTTCTTGAATAGATTCCAGTTTTCCAAGTATAACCGCCAGAGGAGTCCTCAGTTCGTGGGCAATATCTGCCACCATGTTTCGCCTTACTTCTTCATTCCGATTCAATTGTTCCGTCATCTTGTTAAAATCTCGGGCTAAAAGCGCGATATCCCCATTTCCTACGACCTCGACACGCGAGGACAGATCTCCATTGCCGACTCTGCGCACAGCTTCCATAAGTTTATTTAAGGGTTTTGTGAAATGCCTGGTTAATAAGAGACCTAATAGCAAGGCAATCAGAGAGGTAATAATCAGGCCAATGATCATCCCCTGAATAATTGAGGTTCCGATAGTTTTTGCCAATCTACTGTCTACGACAGGCGAGTGTATAAGCTGCCAATAGTGTCCTACGGTCTTCCCGTTAACCACAATGGCTTGCCATTGCTTCTCAATTTTATCGGACGAGGGAAGGTTGTCCAACTGCTTCCCGAGATATTGGTTTGTGGGATCAACAATTACTTTATTGTTCTGATCAAATACCAAAAAACGTTGAAAATCTCGCGGAGGGCGCGCAACTTTTGGATCAGGCGGGCTCAAGACTTGAGAGACGTGGGACTGAACCCCCTCCCAACTGCTGTGTCCTTCGTAATAGACGCTGAGCAATTGATTTAAGTGATCTCCAAAGGATTGCTGCACATAGGTTTCGGCATGCCCAATCAATGCTTGCGTTGACGTAAGAGCGATACCTGCGAAGACAATTGACATAAAAACAACCATGCCTATCAAGGCCAGGATAAATTTACGGCGCAGCGTCATAGGTCCTCACCAAACCGATACCCGACTCCAAACACCGTTTCGATATATTTGGGATCGCTTGGGTTATCTTCGACTTTTTTACGCAGGTTCGATACATGGGTATCAATGGATCGTTCATAATAAAGATATTCCTCTCCCATGGCCTGACGTAAAAGCTGAAGCCGGCTGTAAACAGTACCCGGGCGCAAGGCTAATAAATGCAAAATATTAAACTCCGTGGGGGTAAGGAATAGTTCTTGTCCCCTTTTCGTCACTTTATGACTTGTCACATCTATTGTTAGTTCCCCGCGAATGAGAAGGGAGGAGTTTGATGTCTCCTGAGCCCCTCCGGAAGATCTCCGCAGCACGGTTTTGATGCGTGCTGCCAACTCCCTTAAACTAAAGGGTTTTACAATATAATCGTCTGCTCCGAACTCAAGACCTAAAACACGGTCTATCTCCTCTGACTTGGCTGTCAGCATAATGATTGGGATGGTGCTTGTTTCACGCAGACGCTTGCACATCTCTAACCC is a window encoding:
- a CDS encoding sensor histidine kinase, producing MTLRRKFILALIGMVVFMSIVFAGIALTSTQALIGHAETYVQQSFGDHLNQLLSVYYEGHSSWEGVQSHVSQVLSPPDPKVARPPRDFQRFLVFDQNNKVIVDPTNQYLGKQLDNLPSSDKIEKQWQAIVVNGKTVGHYWQLIHSPVVDSRLAKTIGTSIIQGMIIGLIITSLIALLLGLLLTRHFTKPLNKLMEAVRRVGNGDLSSRVEVVGNGDIALLARDFNKMTEQLNRNEEVRRNMVADIAHELRTPLAVILGKLESIQEGVLPSTPENILPIQDETLRLIRLVRDLQQLSLAEAGKLPMSLRKVNLRAIVEKITEQFEIEFEERGLNIEIKGEKVPEIIGDADRLTQVFVNLIGNALLHTPSGGTLQVLLDEVENPQENVMANEDAARGLRGVFRRKDDKAEEAGSKEKTSVDESGTGRWVQVTVKDSGEGIPEEELDHIFDRFYRVDKSRERENGGTGLGLAIAKEFIQAHGGTIQVKSKLGEGSSFRISLPLKPKNTSDVNP
- a CDS encoding response regulator transcription factor encodes the protein MGNKIVLVDDEAEILSLVRDYLTRDGFTVVTALNGVEGMELIEKEKPDLVLLDWMLPGMSGLEMCKRLRETSTIPIIMLTAKSEEIDRVLGLEFGADDYIVKPFSLRELAARIKTVLRRSSGGAQETSNSSLLIRGELTIDVTSHKVTKRGQELFLTPTEFNILHLLALRPGTVYSRLQLLRQAMGEEYLYYERSIDTHVSNLRKKVEDNPSDPKYIETVFGVGYRFGEDL